A stretch of Rhea pennata isolate bPtePen1 unplaced genomic scaffold, bPtePen1.pri scaffold_32, whole genome shotgun sequence DNA encodes these proteins:
- the LOC134154644 gene encoding olfactory receptor 14A16-like — protein sequence MHNSSSLNEFLLLAFADTQELQLLHFSLFLGIYLAALLGNGLIITAVVCDHRLHTPMYFFLLNLALLDLGSISTTVPKSMANSLWNTRAISYLGCAAQLFLLVLLLSAEYSLLTVMAYDRYVAICKPLHYGTIMDSRACVRMAAAAWASGFLNTLLQTANTFSIPLCQGNTVDQFFCEIPQILKLSCADSYLREVEALVVSLCLVLGCFVFIVLSYVQIFTVVLRIPSEQGQRKAFSMCLPHLAVVSLFVSTVMFAYLKPSSISSPVLDLVVAVLYSVVPPTVNPLIYSMRNKELQEAVRKLVQMVLLQQ from the coding sequence AtgcacaacagcagctccctcaacgagttcctcctcctggcatttgcggacacccaggagctgcagctcttgcacttctccctcttccttggcatctacctggctgccctcctgggcaatggcctcatcatcacagccgtAGTCTGTGACCACcgcctccacacccccatgtacttcttcctcctcaacctcgccctcctcgaccttggctccatctccaccactgtccccaaatccatggccaattccctctggaacaccagggccatttcctatttgggatgtgctgcccagctcttcctgcttgtcttgctgctttcagcagagtattctctcctcactgtcatggcctatgaccgctatgttgccatctgcaaaccccTGCACTACGGCACaatcatggacagcagagcttgtgtcagaatggcagcagctgcctgggccagtggttttctcaaCACTCTCCTGCAAACAGCTAACACATTCTCAAtaccactctgccaaggcaacacagtggaccagttcttctgtgaaatcccccagatcctcaagctctcctgcgcagactcctacctcagggaagttgaggcTCTTGTGGTTAGTCTTTGTTTAGTCCTTgggtgctttgttttcattgtgctgtcctatgtGCAGATCTTTACTgttgtgctgaggatcccctctgagcagggccagcgcaaagccttttccatgtgcctcccgcacctggctgtggtctccctgtttgtcagcaCTGTCAtgtttgcctacctgaagccctcctccatctcctccccagtTCTAGATttggtggtggctgttctgtactcagtggtgcctccaacagtgaaccctctcatctacagcatgaggaacaaggagcttcaggaggcagtgaggaaacTGGTTCAGATGGTACTACTTCAGCAgtaa